The following is a genomic window from Saccopteryx bilineata isolate mSacBil1 chromosome 4, mSacBil1_pri_phased_curated, whole genome shotgun sequence.
CGTGAACTCGCCCTGTAGGTGCGAGGCCAGCACCACCTGGAAGCACTGGATCAGCAGCTGCGGGAGAAGGGACGGATGAAAAGGATCTGACCCCTTCCAGTTCCTTCCTGAACCCTCCAACCCCCAGCCTTCACGCGTGAACCCCCCTGCGGCCGAGGCTGCCTCACTGGGAAGTTGGCGGGGTCCACGCGTAGCACATAGGCGTGCAGGTCAGCCAGCGGGCTCAGGGCGGCGCGCAGGTTGTCCACGTGCTGCACGGCCACGCCCACCGCCTCCAGCAGGCGTTGTCCGTGGCTCAGCAGGTGCCCCTCGTCAGGGCAGGCGCCCAGGTGCTTGAAGTAGATCTTGGTGCTGGGGTACACGGTGAAGAGCCTGCGGGAGTAGGTCAGGTGGGAGGGCGGGCAGCGTGGGGTCCTCGGAAACCCCAGTCTCTCctgcgccccccctcccccagccatctGAGGCCTACCACCGCTGTCTCGTCCTCCCTGCGATCCTGTAGACTCACTCCCTACCCACCTGAGCAATAGCTCCGCCCCGAAGGGCGCTTCATGTCCTGCGATCAGGTCCCACACCTGTGCCACCTGGGCGCGCTCCTGAGCATTGAGCATGGCGCTGGCGTGGCGTGCTCTGGAAGCCCCCGGCCGCCGCCCCGGCCTCCTTATAGCGGCACCCGCCCACCTCCACCCGGGGGCCCCGCCCGCTTTTATCTGCAGGAGCTCGGCGGGAACGCTGGAACCCCCGGCGGGAGCCCGGAACCGTTGCTAACTCAGGTCCCTAACGCCTCCGAGGTCCCCGGGTTACTGGCACTGACTTGCCGGTGTGCATGGGTGCCTTTGCTGCAGACTTTAGGGGGATGTTTAACGACTTCCCTGCGAGCAAATTACTGCTTCGCGCGCCAGGGGGGAGCCCATGGGGGGGTCAGGAGAAAGAGCGCAGGGCAGGAACCCCCTTCCCCCCGAGTGGTCGGGAGGGAAACCGCATCAGGAGTGCCCGCAGCGCTATGACATTAGGCTTTGAAGAAAAGTCCCCGAGTCCCCACACGCACCCAACAGGCTGCATGAAGCGATGGTTTTGGGGCAGTTTGTAAAGACGGTTTGAGGTGCAAACACACCCAGAGAAAACGGAATGGGCGTGCCTgggctgctctgctctctcctgggtGCTCCCCTGGAGTCCGCACGTGCAAGAACCGGTCCAAAGCGGCCTGGAGTGGCCTCTAGGCCGGGAATGAGACTACTCTTACTTTGTCCTCTCCGCTGCGCTCCCATCCTCCCCAGTACCAAGGACGCGGGACCCAGCTCATTCCATCCTCATCCATTTATTGGGGAGTTCCAGGAGGAGCTGTGGAAGGGTTCAGAGGTAGAAGAGAGGTCGCAGTCTCTACCCTGACTCCTCTGGGACGCCCACCCTCGCGTTAACCTTGAAGTTGGACTGGGTCCACGTGTAGCTGTAGGCGTGCAGCTCGCTCAGCTTGGACAGGGTGCGGCGAGCGGCGGCAACGTTGCTGATGTTCTTGACCGCACCAGCGGCTACCACCTTGGAGCCATGTGCGGGCAAGATGCGCAGATCCGGGAGGCAGATCAAAGTGTGGGAAGTAGGTTTTGGTCTGAGGGTAGCCGATGAAGTTCCTACGGATGGAGAGCGGGCGTGAGCTCCAGAGGAGGGCAGCCTGTCCACTCCCGACCATCCATTCCCCTCTTCTCCAAGCTGGATGACCCAAGTTCAACCCCACCACTGGCCCTGCAAGGTTGGCAGGGACCACTTCACCCCTAGCTTGAAATCTCCCACCCAAGTTCTACTCTCCTCGGTTATTAGGGCCCCCACACTGCTCCCACCACCCAACCTTGCCTATTCCAGGCCACAGAAACTCCTTGCTTCCAAAGAGGTCTGCACACCAGCTCTTCAACTCCCACGGCCTTGGTATCCAGCCCCTTTCACCTCCTCTGGCCAGAGCCCTCCCTTGATCAACATCCTACTTCACTTTCTGCCAGAAATAATGCTCTCTCCAGCAGCAGCCCAGGAAGGCTCTtcagagaaacttcttctcttagGTCAGAGAGCCAGTATCAGTGGCTGCCTCAACAGGCACGTCAGGCCTTGGAAGAAACTGTTCATTCACCTCTATGTGCCTGTCCCTGCTCAGGCCTCACTGAACCCAGGGTCAGTCAGACGTCTGTGTCATTAATCTTCCCCAACTCACTGACCCCTTCCAAGAACCCCTGAACTCACTGTCCCCTGTCCTCACTAACCCCACATTGTCACTACCTGGACCATCCCAGCCTGTCTGGCGCTCACCTCTCCAGGGTCTCGGTGCCGATGGCACCTGCCTGTGTAGAGATCTTGCCCCACATGGACATGATGATGGTCCTCTCGGCCCTGGTCAGAGATACGGTGGTGACCAAGCTGGAGCTGAGTGAGCCCCGGACTGGCCTCTGTGGTGCTCAGTCCCCATGGTCCCCTTATATACATAAGTTGTGGTGGGGTTTCTTATCAGCTCCAGTGACAATGATCAGTCAGAGCCTGAGGAACAGGTGAGGGGCTATCACTCCAGCCTCCCTCCTGGACCAAAGCTAGAGCCCAGGTTCCAGGAGACAGGAGCCCATGTGTCAGCCCAGTCCAGAGCTGGCCTCTGTAGTGACTGTCCCCTGACCTCCCTTCTTGCGATGGAGGAAGGCCCTCACGGAAACACTCTTTGTTCCTGAAGCTTCTGTGACACCACCTTATGAGTTCCGGTTTAAAATTGTAGACTGAGGCCCACAGAAACTGAGGCCAGGTGTCACAGAGTGTGAGTGACAGTTTTGGCTTTAGACCTCTGCTGCTTCTGCTCTTTCACCCCCTTCTCACCCGAATGAGGTTCTGTCTGCGGTTCTGTAGGCCAAGTACCCCAGCCACTTGTCTGCAGGTAGACTCTCTGGGCCAGGAGGAagctggcctttttttttttttttttttagagaggagagggagagacagagagagagagagaggagagacagagagagagaaggggggggaggagctggaagcatcaactcccatatgtgccttgaccaggcaagcccagggttttgaaccggggacctcagcatttccaggtcgacgctttatcccactgcgccaccacaggtcaggcaggaagctGGACTTTTCATGCAAAGCCTGAGTTCACAGGAGCTGGCAATTCTGTCACATTCTCACCTCAGCCTGTACAAGGCCCCCCTCCGGCTCTATTTATATCTCTTTATCCTCTCAGTCTattccctacccctctccctcgtAAGGCAGTCATGCTTAGTATATTCCTTTTAGTTAGTATGTGTTCTTGCAAAGGGTGCATTTTCatgtatgtggggttttttttctccatgtaTGTGGTTTTCAAAATAGTTGgtgaatatcttttttaaaaaatattttatttatttttagggggggagagagagagagagagagagacaagcatcaactcattgttgcttcactttagttgttcattaattgtttctcgtatgtgccttgacctggcaagcccaggatttcgaacccacaacttcaacattccaggttaaTATTCTATCCACTTcactaccacagatcaggctttctggtttttgtgggttgtttttttttaacagggatagagagagagtcagagagagggatagacagggacagcagacaggaacagagagagatgagaagcatcaataatcagttttttgttgtgacaccttagttgttcattgattgctttctcatatgtgccttgaccacgggtcttcagcagaacgagtaactccttgcttgagccagcaaccttgggctcaagctggtaaactttttgctcaagccagatgagcccgtgctcaaactggtgacctcggggtctcacacctgggtcctccacatcgcagttcgatgctctatccaccactgtaccaccacctggtcaggcttttgtgggtttttaaacattatttttatttttatttttttttattatttattcatttcagagaggagagacagagggggggagggagagagagagagagagagagagagagagggagagagagagagagagagaaggtagggaggagcatgaagcatcaactcccatatgtgccttgaccagacaagtccagggtttcaaactggcaacctcagcgttccagatcaaggctttatccactgcgccaccacaggtcaggctgttttttaattaaaagaattttttcccattgatttgagagagaaagagagaaagagcattaATTcaatgttccacttagttgtttcatttagttgtgcactcatagattgcttctcatacatgccctgaccatggatcgaACTTGTGACCTCAATGAGCTGGGACAAcaatttattcactgagccacctggccagagttcatgtatgtatttttttaatgtttattttattgattttagagggaggaagggagagagcaggagagagacaggaacctgtgttctgtatatgccctgactgaggatcgaactggtaacctctacGCTTTGGGACATgcacatatttttaagtttttttttttaataaatttttattaatggtaatgggatgacattaataaatcagggtacatatattcaaagaaaacatgtctaggttattttgtcatcaaattattttgcaaacccctcgcccaaagtcagattgtcctccgtcaccctctatctagttctctgtgcccctccccctccccctaactctctccctccctccctcccatgtcctccctcccccccccccccttggtaaccaccacactcttgtccatgtctcttagtctcatttttatgttccaccaatgtatggaatcatgtagttcttgtttttttctgatttacttatttcactccttataatgttatcaagatcccaccattttgctgtaaatgatctgatgtcatcatttcttatggctgagtagtattccatagtatatatgtgccacatcttctttatccagtcttctattgaagggctttttggttgtttccatgtcttggccactgtgaacagtgctgcaatgaacatggggctacatgtgtcttcacgtatcaatgtttctgaggttttggggtatatacccagtagagggattgctgggtcataaggtagttctatttgcagttttttgaggaaccaccatactttcctccataatggttgtactactttacagtcccacatatttttaagttaaacaaAACGTAgcttggcctgatctgtggtggcgcagtgcataaagcgtcgacctggaatgctgaggtcgccggtttgaaaccctgggcttgcctggtcagggcacatatgggagttgatgcttcctgcttctcctttgttctctctttctctctcctctctaaaatgaataaatgaaatatttttttaaaagtagcttgattaaaattttttaattatacttaaCATTTGTTCATAAACATCTTTTTTTGGGAGTACAGGATTTTTTTAGTAAGAAGGGGAAAAAACGGAACATACAATATGATAGTGTTctttaaatagaagaaagaacTGGATACAGCTGCACCAAACTGGTAGCAACAATTATCCCTAAGTGATGAGGGTTAGGGTCAttcttgtttgtgtgtttttcactGGGCTTCCACACTGAGACCATGTCACTAAATCTATCGCGTTCATGAGGCGGCACCTGAGCCGCGGGCTGCCCCAGAGCCTGCCCCGTCTTCACACCTGAGCCAGGAGTTTGGGGCCTGCTGGCAGAGGGGGCTTGCAGACCAATCCCAGAGCCTAGGCCTATGTCTGGCGGGGAAGCGACATAGCTCCTCCTGTCACACATCCCTTCCCAGCCACCTCCAGGGTCCCTTCTAGAAAGCACCCAGCAGCGttcagagaaagagtcagaactTTCATCAGCAGCTCTGCTTTTGGAATGAGCCCTAAGATTTGTGGTGTGAATTAGTTACTCCTCAGACTGGCCAACATTCAGTGTTatgacttttatttgtttgtggtGTATGTGTAGTAgcatctgtttttatttgttgttgaggttGAGCATTTTCCTATATGATgattagaatctttttttttttttttttaagagagaggaagggagacagagagacagactcccgcatgtgtccgactgggatccacctggcaacccccatctggggtcgatgctcaaatcaactgagctatcctcaatgcctgaggctgaagctcggaccaatcgagccattggctgtgagaggtgaagagaaagagagagggcagagagggaggggaagagaagtagatggttgcttctcatgtatgctctgacagggaattgaacccaggacattcacatgctgggctgatgctctatttactgagcaaaccagctagggccatgcaaatcaaaaccacaaggccctggctggttggctcagtggtagagcgttggcctggcgtgcatgagtcccgggttcgattcccagccagggcacacaggagaagcgcccatctgcttctccactcctccccctctccttcctttctgtctttctcttcccctcctgcagccaaggctccattagagcaaagttggctcagcgctgaggatggctctgtggcctctgcctcaggcgctagaatgactctggtcacagcagagcaacaccccagatgggcagagcattgccccctggtgggcgtgccgggtggatcctggtcaggcgcatgcgtgaatctgtctgactgcctctccgtttccaatctcagaaaaatacaaaaaaacaacaacaaaataaccccCACGATGAAGTACCATTTCACATCCAGTAGGAGGGtagcaatgataataataatatcaaaagCAAAATAAGCCTTaccggcagtggcacagtggatagagtgtcagactggggtgtggaggatgcaggttcgaaaccccgaggttgctggcttgagcgcgggctcatctggcttgagcaaggctcaccagcttgagcgcggggtcactggcttgagcgtgggatcatagacatgacctatagtcggtggcttgagcccaagctcactagcttgagcaagggttcactcgctctgctgtagcccctccgggtcaaggcacatatgagaaagctattagtgaacaactaagggaccacaacgaagaattgatgcttttcatctctctcccttcctttctgtctctctctctctgactctcttcctgtctgtcaaaaaaagcaaagcaaagcaaaataagAGTTGGCAAATGTGGGGAGAAATTGGAACCCATCATACGTTGCAGCTGGCAATGCAAACTAgtgtagccactgtgaaaaagtTTGTGGTTCTTCAGTAAGTTGAACATCATTACCACaaaacccagcaattccactcctaggtgtgtgtgtgtgtgtatgtgtatccaTGCTAAATGAacacatatgtccacacaaaatctTTTCTTAGCAGTATGAGTCacatagccaaaaggtggaaacaacctaaatgtccatcaatgaataaaaggataaacaaaatttggtatatcctacaataaaatattactcagccctAAAATAGTACTGTATGTGGTACAACATAGATCAtcattgaaaacattatgctaagtaaaagaagccagacacagaagtcTGAATATTGCATGATTTTATTTGCATGCAAtgcccagaatagccaaaatcaTAGAGACAAGAAGCAGAATGTTTGCCTGGGGCTGAGGGCGCAGAGTTCCTTCCTAGGGTGATAAAAAAGTTCTGGAACAAGATAGAGGTGATAGTTGCATAACATGGCGAATATACTAAATGCCACTGTGTCTGTTCACTTTAAAAgagttaaaaaggtaaattttattgtatgttctgtttattttatcacaagaagaaaaagaacttgcTGGCTAGCATGAGAGGTGGTGCTAAGGACTTGCAGATGATGTCAGATTGCTCACCGTTGGAGATGTCACGTATAATCACTTGGTCAAGGAGAGAGCCACCGGATAGCTCTATAGGAGAGGTATCTTTCTCCTGTATGTGATTAGCTTGTCATTTGGGAGTTATCATTCTGGCACCATGGAACTACCCTATTCCCTAACAAACTTCTATGGTTTTAATAATTATTGATGATCTTGCTTGAATTCATTATTTCATTGGAGGTCATCAAATTCTAGCTTTCTAAGTTTATGATTTATTCTATATTAATTAGCAGGTATTATTCTGTAAagaggttgtttgtttttttcagttggGGGCAAAGGAAAGTTGCGCTAAAACTGTAGGATTTATGCTTAATCGGTTTCCTttagttttcagtttttatagGAAGCTGTTGATGGTGTCAATTTCTTACTCCATTAGTGGTAAagcttctctatctctttttgaATAACACTGTAGAATcataaattttagtttatttactgGTTTCAACAATtagtttatttgggtttttttgagagagagagatgaaaagcatcaactcatacttgcatcactttagttgttcattgattgcttcttatatgtgctttgactggggggctccagccaagccagtgactccttgctcaagccagcgaccatggggtcatgtcgatgaaaacatgctcaagcctgcgactgcgcactccagctggtgagcctgtactcaagccagcgacttcggggttttgaatctgggacttcagcatctcaggttgatgctctatccactgcgccaccaccagtcagactacAGTTATTTTTTGATGTTGAAATTGTCTAAGATTTAGTCAGTGGAAACCCCTCATGCTGGGACTTATACCCTTCTGTCACAATCACATTATTTTGTGAATACTTCCTTGCTTTCTGCAAACAATAATATATTCCATGATCGCCTTTATGAGATCTTTGTGGTTGGGTGTCATTTTTTTTAGTACCTAGTAGTGGGCAGAaccatgaaatatatatatatatatatatatatatatatataatatatatttttaatttattaattttagagaaagagaggaaaggagagagagaaaggaagagggatagctcagttggttagaacattgtccgaATACACAGAGGTTTCCTGtttgacccccggtcagggcacatacaatcagatcaatattcctgtctctctttctctcactctctctccccttcctctctctcactgaaattaataaataaaaatttaaaaattaaagtatttttattaaaaattttttaaccataAAAAATTGTATGGGTTTTATGTTTAAATCTATTAAATAGTACAGTTTCAAAATTGTGAAGTCAAATTTAGCTCAATAGGGGTTCTGGTAACATTTGAAGGAATTGAGCAAAGAAGTACATATTTTTAGTACAACGGGAATGAAGGCATGAGCATGCAAGGGGAGAGGACAAGGATAAACCATGCGATATTGGGCTGTAAGTAGACATATTGGTCTGAGGTCATTGTTTGTAAGATACATAGCCTTATATATCATAGATACGTGTGCGTGTGTAAATGTATTTCTTAGTTCTGTCCACTGAGATGACTAACAGGAGTAACAAACACTCCAATAGCAATGACCACACATCCAGCTCCCAGATCTTGCTTTGCAAACATCATTCTCCATTAGGAGAAAACAGAGCTTTGTGGAGAAAGGCCTGCTTTCATGGAACTTCTTATGGCAGAAATTAAGAATGTATTCAAAGAACAATGGGACATTTCAGAAAACACAGTGGCCAGTTTGAAGGGACTCCCACTGTCCAAATATG
Proteins encoded in this region:
- the HBM gene encoding hemoglobin subunit mu, producing MLNAQERAQVAQVWDLIAGHEAPFGAELLLRLFTVYPSTKIYFKHLGACPDEGHLLSHGQRLLEAVGVAVQHVDNLRAALSPLADLHAYVLRVDPANFPLLIQCFQVVLASHLQGEFTVEMQAAWDKFLTGVAVVLTEKYR